One segment of Anomalospiza imberbis isolate Cuckoo-Finch-1a 21T00152 chromosome 2, ASM3175350v1, whole genome shotgun sequence DNA contains the following:
- the ESD gene encoding S-formylglutathione hydrolase: protein MALKQISSNKCFEGFQKVFEHDSAELKCRMKFGIYLPPKAETGKCPVLYWLSGLTCTEQNFITKAAFQQAAAEHGLIVVAPDTSPRGCNIEGEDESWDFGTGAGFYVDATEDPWKTNYRMYSYIKDELPKLINANFPTDPERMSIFGHSMGGHGALILALKNPGKYKSVSAFAPICNPIQCQWGKKALGGYLGPDASKWEAYDATQLVKSYSGSRLDILIDQGKDDQFLSAGQLLPDNFIAACTERKIPVVFRLQQGYDHSYFFIASFINDHIKHHAKYLNA from the exons AAGGTGTTTGAACACGACAG TGCAGAGCTAAAATGCAGAATGAAATTTGGAATCTACTTGCCTCCAAAAGCAGAAACTGGGAAGTGTCCTGTGCTGTATTGGCTGTCGG GGCTGACATGCACAGAGCAGAATTTTATAACGAAAGCTGCCTTTCAacaagctgcagcagagcacgGCCTTATTGTGGTGGCACCAGACACGAGCCCAC GTGGCTGCAATATTGAAGGAGAAGATGAAAGCTGGGATTTTGGCACCGGTGCTGGTTTTTATGTGGATGCCACTGAAGATCCTTGGAAAACAAACTACAGGATGTATTCCTACATAAAGGATGAG CTGCCTAAACTAATAAATGCCAATTTTCCAACTGACCCTGAACGGATGTCTATTTTCGGGCATTCCATGGGCGGTCATGGAGCTCTTATTCTTGCTCTGAAGAATCCTGGCAAGTACAAA TCTGTGTCAGCATTTGCTCCTATCTGCAACCCAATTCAGTGTCAGTGGGGGAAGAAAGCCCTTGGTGGATATCTGGGACCAGATGCAAGCAAATGGGAG gcATATGATGCTACACAGCTTGTGAAGTCCTACTCGGGCTCTCGCCTCGACATCTTGATTGACCAAGGCAAAGATGACCAGTTCCTGTCTGCAGGCCAGTTACTGCCTGATAACTTCATTGCTGCCTGTACTGAGCGGAAAATCCCAGTAGTCTTCAGACTGCAGCAG GGTTATGATCACAGCTATTTTTTCATTGCTTCATTTATTAATGACCACATCAAACACCATGCAAAATACCTCAATGCTTGA